In Streptomyces sp. NBC_01707, a genomic segment contains:
- the egtD gene encoding L-histidine N(alpha)-methyltransferase: protein MSPFLLTRTLPVDATDAALRADVLHGLTRHPKTLPPKWFYDAHGSELFEEITRLPEYYPTRAEREILVARAPEIAAASGAKTLIELGSGSSEKTRHLLDALPGLHSYVPVDVSESALRGAAEALLVERPDLSVHALIADFTGELVLPDTPGPRLVVFLGGTIGNLLPDERAVFLKSVRSLLSPGDALLLGTDLVKDEKVLVAAYDDAAGVTAAFNKNVLTVVDRELGADFDPADFDHVALWDRRQEWIEMRLQARRALTVKIPGLDLVVPFEAGEGLRTEVSAKFRKAGISGELAAAGLRLSQWWTDSADRFALSLATAV, encoded by the coding sequence GTGAGTCCCTTTCTGCTGACCCGCACCCTGCCGGTGGACGCGACGGACGCGGCGCTGCGCGCCGACGTGCTGCACGGTCTGACCCGGCACCCGAAGACGCTGCCGCCCAAGTGGTTCTACGACGCGCACGGCAGCGAGCTGTTCGAGGAGATCACCCGGCTCCCCGAGTACTACCCGACCCGCGCCGAGCGGGAGATCCTGGTCGCCCGCGCGCCGGAGATCGCCGCGGCGTCCGGGGCGAAGACTCTGATCGAGCTGGGATCCGGCTCGTCGGAGAAGACCCGGCATCTGCTCGACGCACTGCCCGGACTGCACAGCTACGTACCGGTGGACGTCAGCGAGAGCGCGCTGCGCGGCGCGGCCGAGGCGCTGCTCGTGGAACGGCCGGATCTCTCGGTCCACGCCCTGATCGCCGACTTCACCGGCGAGCTCGTGCTGCCCGACACGCCCGGACCGCGACTGGTCGTGTTCCTGGGCGGCACGATCGGCAACCTGCTGCCGGACGAGCGCGCGGTGTTCCTGAAGTCCGTACGCTCGCTGCTCTCGCCGGGCGACGCACTGCTGCTCGGCACGGATCTGGTGAAGGACGAGAAGGTACTGGTCGCGGCCTACGACGATGCGGCCGGGGTGACGGCGGCGTTCAACAAGAACGTACTGACCGTCGTCGACCGGGAGTTGGGGGCGGACTTCGACCCGGCCGACTTCGACCATGTGGCACTGTGGGACCGACGGCAGGAGTGGATCGAGATGCGCCTGCAGGCCCGCAGAGCGCTGACGGTGAAGATCCCCGGGCTGGATCTGGTCGTTCCGTTCGAGGCCGGTGAGGGCCTGCGCACGGAGGTCTCGGCGAAGTTCCGCAAGGCGGGGATCAGCGGCGAGCTGGCCGCGGCGGGGCTGAGGCTGTCTCAATGGTGGACGGATTCCGCGGACCGCTTCGCACTGTCGCTGGCCACGGCGGTCTGA
- a CDS encoding 1-acyl-sn-glycerol-3-phosphate acyltransferase, with translation MSVWLPTAPCTPHTCAGHTGPVRGRLQASALLVAGCTFVLLGAVCFPAVLLLGRAPRNRLIRWWAYGVVRAFGVRVRVIGRPLPPAGEAQPGELVVANHISWLDIPLVAAVLPGRMLAKSEIRRWPVLGALAALGGTLFVERDRLRALPTTVRDIAGALRGGSRVVVFPEGSTWCGRGAGGRFRPAAFQAALDAHVDVRPVRITYRTARPDEPAAGAAAFVGEDPLTASLWRVVTAAGLTAEIRVLPPIPAGTTPGRRALARAAQTAVASDSAKRSAESVHH, from the coding sequence ATGAGCGTCTGGCTGCCCACGGCACCCTGTACGCCGCACACCTGCGCCGGTCACACCGGCCCCGTGCGCGGCCGGCTCCAGGCCTCGGCCCTGCTGGTCGCGGGATGCACCTTTGTACTCCTCGGCGCGGTGTGCTTCCCGGCCGTGCTGCTGCTCGGCCGGGCACCGCGGAACCGGTTGATCCGGTGGTGGGCGTACGGGGTGGTGCGTGCGTTCGGCGTACGGGTACGGGTGATCGGCCGTCCGCTGCCGCCGGCCGGAGAGGCGCAGCCCGGCGAACTCGTCGTCGCGAACCACATCTCGTGGCTGGACATACCGCTCGTCGCCGCCGTGCTCCCCGGCCGGATGCTCGCCAAGAGCGAGATCCGGCGTTGGCCGGTGCTCGGTGCGCTCGCCGCCCTCGGCGGCACGCTGTTCGTCGAGCGCGACCGGCTGCGGGCGCTGCCCACGACCGTGCGCGACATCGCGGGGGCGCTGCGCGGCGGGTCCCGGGTGGTGGTCTTCCCCGAAGGCAGCACCTGGTGCGGGCGTGGAGCCGGCGGCCGGTTCCGGCCCGCCGCGTTCCAGGCGGCGCTCGACGCGCACGTCGACGTCCGCCCGGTACGCATCACCTACCGCACCGCGCGGCCGGACGAGCCGGCAGCCGGCGCCGCCGCCTTCGTCGGGGAGGATCCGCTCACCGCCTCGCTGTGGCGCGTGGTCACGGCGGCCGGACTCACCGCAGAGATCCGCGTACTGCCGCCGATCCCCGCGGGCACGACGCCCGGCCGCCGTGCGCTCGCCCGTGCCGCTCAGACCGCCGTGGCCAGCGACAGTGCGAAGCGGTCCGCGGAATCCGTCCACCATTGA
- a CDS encoding GNAT family N-acyltransferase encodes MNALPTPPLVAGPFTATPSVPQQATPTLSQAQAQAQAPSDRSAPPLYRVSLAVSQEDVRAAQRLRHQVFAGELGARLDGPEPGLDSDAFDAYCDHLLVREVASGDVIATYRLLPPERARIAGRLYAESEFDIGRLAPIRDDLIEVGRSCVHPAHRDGAVIALIWAGLARYMERSGHNWLAGCCSISLSDGGVLAADSWDTVRTKYLAPEEYWVTPHRLWQPTVATRPTGAAPLAGRTTARTGLAALPPLLRGYLRLGAWVCGAPAHDPDFNVADLYVLLSLRRTDPRYLRHFLSLAPLT; translated from the coding sequence ATGAACGCGCTGCCCACCCCGCCACTCGTCGCCGGACCGTTCACCGCCACCCCCTCCGTACCGCAGCAGGCCACTCCGACGCTGTCCCAGGCCCAGGCCCAGGCCCAGGCCCCGTCCGACCGCTCGGCCCCACCGCTCTACCGGGTCTCCCTGGCCGTCAGCCAGGAGGACGTGCGCGCCGCGCAGCGACTGCGTCACCAGGTCTTCGCAGGTGAACTCGGCGCCCGGCTCGACGGCCCCGAACCCGGCCTGGACAGCGATGCCTTCGACGCGTACTGCGATCACCTGCTGGTACGGGAGGTGGCGAGCGGCGACGTCATCGCCACGTACCGGCTCCTGCCGCCCGAGCGGGCCCGGATCGCCGGCCGTCTCTACGCGGAGAGCGAATTCGACATCGGCCGCCTCGCACCGATCCGCGACGACCTGATCGAGGTCGGCCGCTCCTGCGTCCACCCGGCCCACCGGGACGGCGCCGTCATCGCTCTCATCTGGGCGGGCCTCGCCCGCTACATGGAGCGCAGCGGGCACAACTGGCTGGCCGGCTGCTGCTCGATCTCCCTGTCCGACGGCGGCGTACTGGCCGCCGACTCCTGGGACACGGTGAGGACGAAGTACCTGGCCCCCGAGGAGTACTGGGTCACCCCGCACCGTCTCTGGCAGCCCACCGTCGCCACCCGCCCCACCGGAGCCGCGCCCCTCGCCGGTCGGACCACCGCGCGCACCGGGCTCGCCGCTCTCCCGCCGCTGCTCCGCGGCTACCTTCGGCTCGGTGCCTGGGTCTGCGGTGCGCCCGCGCACGACCCGGACTTCAACGTCGCCGACCTCTACGTACTGCTGTCGCTGCGCCGCACCGACCCGCGGTATCTGCGCCACTTCCTGTCACTCGCTCCGCTGACATGA
- a CDS encoding extracellular solute-binding protein, with amino-acid sequence MKNRVLIGAVALVSTVVLGGCGYLPGTGGSGDKKVTIWLMKDSVSADFLDRFTKSYEDEHPSIELEFKIQSWSGIGPKVTSALKGEDTPDVIEVGNTQIAQYAESGGLRDLTLESMRDLGSDDWLPGLAEPGSIEGIQYGIPWYAANRVVIYNKALFEQAGIKNPPKTRQEWVEDSRVLNREGNQGMYLAGQNWYVLAGFIWDEGGDLANDNGGEWEGALDTPAALKGMAFYKELQSYGNGPKDADEEKPPQTDVFAKGDVAQIISVPGSAKLIEQKNPELKGKLGYFPIPGKTAKNPGSVFTGGSDLIVPAKAKERSAGIDVVKALAGEKWQADLARTMSYVPNKPALAQVIEGQEGTAAMAQGARRGRATPSSPQWAAVEADNPIKPYMTAVLQGGDPLEEARSASERITAELAGS; translated from the coding sequence GTGAAGAACCGCGTACTCATCGGCGCCGTCGCGCTCGTGTCCACCGTTGTACTGGGTGGCTGCGGCTATCTCCCCGGCACGGGTGGGTCCGGCGACAAGAAGGTCACGATCTGGCTGATGAAGGACAGTGTCTCCGCCGATTTCCTGGACCGTTTCACGAAGTCGTACGAGGACGAACACCCCTCCATCGAACTGGAGTTCAAGATTCAGAGCTGGAGTGGCATCGGTCCCAAGGTCACCTCGGCCCTCAAGGGCGAGGACACCCCGGACGTCATCGAAGTCGGAAACACCCAGATCGCGCAGTACGCGGAGAGCGGCGGTCTGCGCGACCTCACTCTCGAATCGATGCGTGACCTCGGCAGCGACGACTGGCTGCCCGGCCTCGCCGAGCCGGGCAGCATCGAAGGCATCCAGTACGGCATCCCCTGGTACGCGGCGAACCGTGTGGTGATCTACAACAAGGCCCTCTTCGAGCAGGCAGGCATCAAGAACCCGCCGAAGACCCGGCAGGAGTGGGTCGAGGACAGCCGTGTGCTCAATCGGGAGGGCAACCAGGGCATGTACCTCGCGGGCCAGAACTGGTACGTGCTCGCCGGGTTCATCTGGGACGAGGGCGGCGACCTGGCCAACGACAACGGCGGCGAATGGGAAGGCGCTCTGGACACTCCCGCCGCACTCAAGGGCATGGCCTTCTACAAGGAACTCCAGTCGTACGGCAACGGCCCCAAGGACGCCGACGAGGAAAAGCCCCCGCAGACCGACGTGTTCGCCAAGGGCGATGTCGCGCAGATCATCTCCGTGCCGGGCAGCGCAAAGCTCATCGAGCAGAAGAACCCCGAACTCAAGGGGAAACTCGGATACTTCCCGATCCCCGGAAAGACCGCGAAGAACCCCGGCTCCGTGTTCACCGGCGGTTCCGATCTGATCGTTCCGGCGAAGGCGAAGGAGCGCAGCGCCGGTATAGACGTGGTCAAGGCGCTCGCGGGCGAGAAGTGGCAGGCGGACCTCGCCAGGACGATGAGTTACGTACCGAACAAGCCGGCCCTCGCCCAGGTCATCGAGGGCCAGGAGGGCACCGCCGCCATGGCCCAAGGTGCCAGGCGTGGGCGTGCCACCCCCAGCTCGCCGCAGTGGGCGGCGGTCGAGGCCGACAACCCGATCAAGCCGTACATGACGGCTGTCCTGCAGGGCGGCGACCCGCTGGAAGAGGCCAGATCCGCCTCGGAACGGATCACTGCCGAGCTTGCGGGCAGCTGA
- a CDS encoding dodecin, with protein sequence MSSHTYRVTEIVGTSHEGVDDAIRRGVARASETLHNLDWFEITQVRGQIVDGRIEHYQVGLKVGFRLDETS encoded by the coding sequence ATGTCAAGCCACACCTATCGGGTCACCGAAATCGTAGGAACCTCCCACGAAGGGGTCGACGACGCCATCCGCAGGGGCGTCGCAAGGGCTTCGGAAACATTGCACAATCTCGACTGGTTCGAGATCACCCAGGTGCGCGGGCAGATCGTGGACGGCCGAATCGAGCACTACCAGGTGGGCCTGAAGGTGGGCTTCCGGCTCGACGAGACCAGCTGA
- a CDS encoding ABC transporter — MPTPHDRYVRVRGAREHNLQDVHVDIPRDTLTVFTGVSGSGKSSLAFGTIYAEAQRRYFESVAPYARRLIHQVGAPEVGEITGLPPAVSLEQRRSAPGARSSVGTVTTLSNSLRMLFSRAGEYPAGAERLDSDAFSPNTAAGACPECHGLGLIHRTTEELLVPDPSLSIRDGAIAAWPGAWQGKNLRDVLDTLGYDIGRPWRELDASDREWILFTDEQPVVTVHPVREAGRIQRPYQGTYMSARRYVMHTFADTKSRTLRAKAERFLTGVPCPVCGGSRLRPEAMAVTFAGRTIAELAALPLADLAEVLSAAGGDDTARVLTADLLARIETVTELGLGYLGLDRTAPTLSSGELQRLRLATQLRSGLFGVVYVLDEPSAGLHPADTESLLAVLGRLKEAGNSVFVVEHQMDVVRRADWLVDVGPLAGEHGGRVLHSGPPAGLADVLESATRRFLFDTGPVPVREPRTPSGWLRLIGVDRHNVRGVDAAFPLGVFTAVTGVSGSGKSTLVGQVLAGALADRQASTTADLPAERPVPGCASALGLEAVDRLVQVDQRPIGRTPRSNLATYTGLFDVVRKLFTATDMARERGYRAGRFSFNVAGGRCETCQGEGFVSVELLFLPSTYAPCPDCHGARYNPQTLEVTLRGLNIAQVLDLTVESAAGFFAGTPAAERSLRTLLDVGLGYLRLGQPATELSGGEAQRIKLATELQRTRRGHTLYLLDEPTTGLHPADVEVLMRQLHGLVDGGSTVVVVEHDMAVVAGADWVIDLGPGGGDRGGRIVAAGPPTEVAGAADSRTAPYLSAALRAG, encoded by the coding sequence ATGCCCACCCCCCACGATCGGTACGTTCGGGTGCGCGGCGCTCGTGAGCACAATCTGCAGGACGTCCACGTCGACATCCCGCGCGACACCCTCACCGTCTTCACGGGTGTCTCCGGCTCAGGCAAGTCCTCGCTCGCCTTCGGGACGATCTACGCCGAGGCTCAGCGCCGCTATTTCGAGTCCGTCGCCCCGTACGCCCGCCGGCTGATCCACCAGGTCGGCGCGCCCGAGGTCGGCGAGATCACCGGGCTGCCGCCCGCGGTCTCCCTGGAGCAGCGCCGGTCCGCGCCCGGCGCGCGGTCCTCCGTCGGAACGGTCACCACGCTCTCCAACTCGCTGCGGATGCTGTTCTCGCGTGCCGGGGAGTACCCTGCCGGCGCCGAGCGGCTCGACTCCGACGCGTTCTCGCCGAACACCGCCGCTGGAGCCTGCCCCGAGTGCCACGGGCTGGGTCTGATCCACCGCACCACGGAGGAGCTGCTCGTCCCCGACCCGTCGCTGTCGATCCGCGACGGTGCGATCGCGGCCTGGCCGGGCGCCTGGCAGGGCAAGAACCTGCGCGATGTGCTGGACACGCTGGGGTACGACATCGGCCGGCCGTGGCGCGAGCTGGACGCGAGCGACCGGGAATGGATTCTCTTCACCGACGAGCAGCCGGTGGTGACGGTCCATCCGGTACGCGAGGCGGGCCGGATCCAGCGCCCCTACCAGGGCACGTACATGAGTGCGCGGCGCTATGTGATGCACACCTTCGCCGACACCAAGAGCCGCACCCTGCGGGCCAAGGCCGAGCGCTTCCTGACCGGTGTCCCCTGCCCGGTCTGCGGCGGCAGCCGGCTGCGCCCGGAGGCGATGGCCGTCACCTTCGCGGGCCGTACGATCGCCGAGCTGGCCGCACTTCCCCTCGCGGATCTCGCCGAGGTGCTGTCGGCCGCGGGCGGCGACGACACCGCGCGGGTGCTGACGGCGGATCTGCTGGCCCGGATCGAGACGGTGACCGAGCTCGGTCTCGGCTATCTCGGCCTCGACCGTACGGCTCCCACGCTGTCCTCCGGTGAGCTGCAGCGACTGCGCCTCGCCACCCAGCTGCGGTCGGGACTGTTCGGGGTCGTCTATGTGCTGGACGAGCCGTCGGCCGGTCTGCACCCGGCGGACACCGAGTCGCTGCTCGCGGTCCTCGGGCGGCTGAAGGAGGCCGGGAACTCGGTCTTCGTCGTGGAACACCAGATGGATGTGGTGCGGCGGGCGGACTGGCTGGTCGATGTGGGGCCACTGGCCGGCGAGCACGGGGGCAGGGTGCTGCACAGCGGGCCCCCGGCCGGGCTCGCGGACGTACTGGAGTCGGCGACCCGACGGTTCCTCTTCGACACGGGCCCGGTGCCGGTGCGGGAGCCGCGTACGCCCTCCGGGTGGCTGAGGCTGATCGGAGTCGACCGGCACAATGTGCGCGGGGTCGACGCCGCGTTCCCGCTCGGGGTGTTCACGGCGGTCACCGGTGTCTCCGGCTCGGGCAAATCGACCCTGGTCGGCCAGGTCCTCGCCGGGGCCCTCGCCGACCGGCAGGCATCCACCACCGCCGATCTCCCTGCCGAGCGGCCGGTGCCGGGATGCGCATCGGCGCTCGGGCTGGAGGCGGTGGACCGTCTCGTCCAGGTCGACCAGCGGCCGATCGGCCGTACGCCGCGCTCCAACCTGGCCACGTACACCGGGCTCTTCGATGTCGTACGGAAGCTGTTCACCGCGACCGACATGGCGCGCGAGCGCGGCTACCGGGCCGGGCGGTTCTCGTTCAATGTGGCGGGCGGGCGGTGCGAGACCTGCCAGGGCGAGGGGTTCGTCAGCGTCGAGCTGCTCTTCCTGCCGAGTACGTATGCGCCCTGCCCGGACTGTCACGGTGCGCGGTACAACCCGCAGACGCTGGAGGTGACTCTGCGCGGGCTGAACATCGCGCAGGTGCTGGACCTGACGGTGGAGTCGGCGGCCGGCTTCTTCGCGGGGACGCCCGCCGCGGAGCGCAGTCTGCGGACGCTGCTCGACGTCGGGCTCGGCTATCTGCGGCTGGGGCAACCGGCGACGGAGTTGTCCGGTGGTGAGGCACAGCGGATCAAGCTGGCCACCGAGCTGCAGCGCACTCGTCGCGGTCACACCCTGTATCTGCTGGACGAGCCGACCACGGGTCTGCATCCGGCCGATGTCGAGGTGCTGATGCGGCAGTTGCACGGGCTGGTCGACGGGGGCAGCACGGTGGTGGTCGTGGAGCACGACATGGCGGTCGTCGCGGGCGCCGACTGGGTGATCGACCTCGGGCCCGGCGGCGGGGACCGGGGCGGCCGGATCGTCGCCGCGGGACCGCCGACGGAGGTGGCGGGTGCGGCGGACAGCCGGACGGCACCGTACCTGTCGGCGGCGCTCCGAGCGGGCTGA
- a CDS encoding succinate dehydrogenase/fumarate reductase iron-sulfur subunit, with the protein MKLTLRVWRQKNADAPGAMSTYQVDGISQDMSFLEMLDTLNEELILTGDDPVAFDHDCREGICGACSLVINGDAHGPERTTTCQLHMRSFQDGDTIDIEPWRASAFPVVKDLVVDRSAFDRIIQAGGYISAPTGTAPDAHATPVPKPDADFAFEHAECIGCGACVAACPNGSAMLFTSAKINHLNVLPQGAPERETRVLDMVDQMDTEGFGGCTLTGECATACPKGIPLPSISAMNKEWLRATRKVHR; encoded by the coding sequence ATGAAGCTCACCCTGCGCGTCTGGCGCCAGAAGAACGCAGACGCCCCCGGCGCCATGTCCACCTACCAGGTGGACGGCATCTCGCAGGACATGTCGTTCCTGGAAATGCTCGACACCCTCAACGAGGAGCTCATCCTCACCGGAGACGATCCCGTCGCCTTCGACCACGACTGCCGGGAAGGCATCTGCGGCGCCTGCAGCCTCGTCATCAACGGCGACGCCCACGGCCCGGAACGCACGACCACCTGCCAGCTCCACATGCGGTCCTTCCAGGACGGCGACACGATCGACATCGAACCGTGGCGCGCCTCGGCCTTCCCGGTCGTCAAGGACCTGGTCGTGGACCGCTCGGCCTTCGACCGGATCATCCAGGCGGGCGGTTACATCTCCGCCCCGACCGGCACCGCACCCGACGCCCATGCCACCCCTGTGCCCAAGCCCGACGCCGACTTCGCGTTCGAGCACGCCGAGTGCATCGGCTGCGGTGCCTGCGTAGCGGCCTGCCCCAACGGCTCGGCGATGCTCTTCACCTCGGCGAAGATCAACCACCTCAACGTCCTGCCACAGGGTGCCCCCGAGCGCGAGACGCGCGTGCTCGACATGGTCGACCAGATGGACACCGAGGGGTTCGGTGGCTGCACGCTCACCGGGGAGTGCGCGACGGCCTGCCCGAAGGGCATCCCGCTGCCGTCGATCTCGGCCATGAACAAGGAGTGGCTGCGAGCGACCCGCAAGGTGCACCGCTGA
- a CDS encoding fumarate reductase/succinate dehydrogenase flavoprotein subunit produces MTDYSHYETGAPVVDTKAPEGPVAERWDTRRFEAKLVNPANRRKHTVIVVGTGLAGGSAGATLAEQGYHVVQFCFQDSPRRAHSVAAQGGINAAKNYRNDGDSIHRLFYDTVKGGDFRARESNVHRLAQISVEIIDQCVAQGVPFAREYGGLLDNRSFGGVQVSRTFYARGQTGQQLLLGAYQALSRQIAAGNVELHARTEMLDLIIVDGKARGIVARDLVTGKIDTYFADAVVLASGGYGNVFYLSTNAMNSNATAIWRAHRRGAYFANPCFTQIHPTCIPRTGDHQSKLTLMSESLRNDGRIWVPKAKGDNRPANEIPEDERDYYLERIYPAFGNLVPRDIASRAAKNVCDEGRGVGPGGQGVYLDFAEAIQRMGKAEVEEKYGNLFDMYARITAENPYETPMRIYPAVHYTMGGLWVDYDLQTTIPGLFAIGEANFSDHGANRLGASALMQGLADGYFVLPSTINDYLARNPHHDEVDASHPSVEEALAETEDRLNLLLAVDGDRTPDSFHREIGELMWEYCGMARTETGLRKALDRIPEIREEFWRRIKVPGTGDEFNQSLEKANRIVDYLELAELMCLDALHRAESCGGHFREESQTPDGEAARRDEEFSYAAAWEFSATGEAPVLHKEDLVFEYVHPTQRSYA; encoded by the coding sequence ATGACCGACTACTCGCACTACGAGACCGGTGCGCCCGTCGTCGACACCAAAGCCCCCGAGGGCCCCGTCGCCGAACGCTGGGACACCCGCCGCTTCGAGGCCAAGCTCGTCAACCCGGCCAACCGGCGCAAGCACACCGTCATCGTCGTCGGCACCGGCCTGGCCGGCGGCTCGGCCGGGGCGACGCTGGCCGAGCAGGGCTACCACGTCGTCCAGTTCTGCTTCCAGGACTCGCCCCGCCGCGCCCACTCCGTCGCCGCCCAGGGCGGTATCAACGCCGCGAAGAACTACCGCAACGACGGCGACTCGATCCACCGGCTCTTCTACGACACGGTCAAGGGCGGCGACTTCCGCGCCCGAGAGTCCAACGTCCACCGGCTCGCCCAGATCTCCGTCGAGATCATCGACCAGTGCGTCGCCCAGGGCGTTCCCTTCGCCCGCGAGTACGGCGGACTGCTCGACAACCGCTCCTTCGGCGGCGTCCAGGTCTCCCGCACGTTCTACGCCCGCGGCCAGACCGGGCAGCAGCTCCTCCTCGGCGCCTACCAGGCGCTGTCGCGGCAGATCGCCGCGGGCAACGTCGAGCTGCACGCCCGGACCGAGATGCTCGACCTGATCATCGTCGACGGCAAGGCCCGGGGCATCGTCGCCCGCGACCTGGTCACCGGGAAGATCGACACGTACTTCGCCGACGCGGTCGTGCTGGCCAGCGGCGGCTACGGGAACGTCTTCTACCTGTCGACGAACGCCATGAACTCCAACGCCACCGCCATCTGGCGCGCCCACCGGCGCGGCGCGTACTTCGCCAACCCGTGCTTCACCCAGATCCACCCCACCTGCATTCCACGCACCGGCGACCACCAGTCCAAGCTGACACTGATGAGCGAGTCGCTGCGCAACGACGGCCGGATCTGGGTCCCGAAGGCCAAGGGCGACAACCGGCCGGCCAACGAGATCCCGGAGGACGAGCGCGACTACTACCTGGAGCGCATCTACCCGGCCTTCGGCAACCTCGTACCGCGTGACATCGCCTCCCGCGCCGCGAAGAACGTCTGCGACGAGGGCCGCGGCGTCGGCCCCGGCGGACAGGGCGTCTACCTCGACTTCGCGGAGGCCATCCAGCGGATGGGCAAGGCCGAGGTGGAGGAGAAGTACGGCAACCTCTTCGACATGTACGCGCGGATCACCGCGGAGAATCCGTACGAGACCCCGATGCGGATCTACCCCGCGGTGCATTACACGATGGGCGGTCTCTGGGTCGACTACGACCTGCAGACCACGATCCCCGGCCTGTTCGCGATCGGTGAGGCCAACTTCTCCGACCACGGGGCCAACCGCCTGGGCGCCTCGGCGCTGATGCAGGGGCTCGCCGACGGCTACTTCGTCCTGCCGTCGACCATCAACGACTACCTGGCCCGCAACCCCCACCACGACGAGGTCGACGCGTCGCACCCGTCCGTGGAAGAGGCCCTCGCGGAGACCGAGGACCGGCTGAACCTGCTGCTCGCCGTCGACGGCGACCGCACTCCCGACTCCTTCCACCGGGAGATCGGCGAACTCATGTGGGAGTACTGCGGTATGGCCCGCACCGAGACAGGGCTGCGCAAGGCACTCGACCGGATCCCGGAGATCCGCGAGGAGTTCTGGCGCCGCATCAAGGTGCCCGGCACCGGTGACGAGTTCAACCAGTCCCTGGAGAAGGCCAACCGCATCGTCGACTACCTGGAGCTCGCCGAGCTCATGTGCCTCGACGCCCTGCACCGCGCCGAGTCCTGCGGAGGCCACTTCCGCGAGGAGTCGCAGACCCCGGACGGCGAAGCCGCCCGCCGGGACGAGGAGTTCTCGTACGCCGCCGCGTGGGAGTTCAGCGCCACCGGCGAAGCCCCCGTCCTGCACAAGGAAGACCTCGTCTTCGAGTACGTCCACCCCACTCAGCGGAGCTACGCATGA
- a CDS encoding succinate dehydrogenase → MALATRTDRRPSMTRTLWDSSVGKKAIMAVSGLIMLLYLVVHMVGNLKIFFGSGEFNHYAHWLRTLGEPFLHYEWALWIVRVVLVAAVVLHATSAYQLSRRDIRARPSKYVHKRPRASYATRTMRWGGIILALFIVWHVLDLTTGTVHADGFQAGHPYQNVIDTFSTWYGNVIYIVAMLAMGLHVQHGFWSAAQTLGAGRATRDRVLKTIANALALVLTVGFISVPVAVMTGVVS, encoded by the coding sequence ATGGCATTGGCAACCCGGACGGACCGACGGCCGTCCATGACGCGCACGCTCTGGGACTCGTCCGTCGGCAAGAAGGCGATCATGGCCGTGAGCGGCCTGATCATGCTCCTCTACCTGGTCGTTCACATGGTGGGCAACCTGAAGATCTTCTTCGGGTCCGGCGAGTTCAACCACTACGCCCACTGGCTGCGGACCTTGGGCGAGCCCTTCCTGCACTACGAGTGGGCCCTGTGGATCGTCCGGGTGGTGCTTGTCGCGGCCGTCGTGCTGCACGCCACCTCCGCGTACCAGCTGAGCCGTCGCGACATCAGGGCGCGCCCCAGCAAGTACGTCCACAAGAGGCCCCGCGCGAGCTATGCCACCCGCACCATGCGCTGGGGCGGGATCATCCTCGCCCTGTTCATCGTCTGGCACGTCCTCGACCTGACGACGGGCACCGTGCACGCCGACGGATTCCAGGCCGGGCATCCGTACCAGAACGTCATCGACACCTTCTCCACCTGGTACGGAAACGTCATCTACATCGTCGCGATGCTCGCCATGGGACTCCATGTCCAGCACGGCTTCTGGAGCGCCGCACAGACCCTCGGCGCGGGCAGAGCGACCCGCGACCGTGTTCTCAAGACCATCGCCAACGCCCTCGCACTGGTGCTGACGGTGGGCTTCATTTCCGTACCCGTCGCCGTCATGACCGGAGTCGTGAGCTGA